In Oncorhynchus clarkii lewisi isolate Uvic-CL-2024 chromosome 2, UVic_Ocla_1.0, whole genome shotgun sequence, one DNA window encodes the following:
- the LOC139378474 gene encoding fibroblast growth factor 3-like gives MVIILVLLLVNVLHPSHQKPRSSSVVRTSTPQSVGGQSCDLRQRRDAVGRGGVYEHLEGAPRHRKLYCATKYHLQIHPNGKIDGTLEEHNPFSILEITAVDVGLVMIKGLFSGRYLAMNQKGRLHASAVFTQECEFMERIHELGYNTYASRRYRTTPHSTSTGSRRRVSAGRLWYVSINGKGQPRRGLKTRKTEKASLFLPRVLGNEDHDMVHLLINSSLGYRQNALRLTGKQGRGDRDVSISRELDDKSHLSDTWTVGRA, from the exons ATGGTTATAATTCTGGTCTTGCTATTGGTGAATGTATTACACCCCAGTCACCAAAAGCCTCGTTCTTCTTCGGTGGTAAGGACATCTACTCCGCAGAGTGTCGGTGGGCAGAGCTGTGACCTCAGGCAGCGCAGGGATGCTGTGGGGCGCGGAGGAGTGTATGAGCACCTTGAGGGAGCACCGAGACACAGAAAGCTGTACTGTGCCACAAAATATCACTTACAAATACATCCCAATGGGAAAATAGATGGGACCCTGGAGGAGCATAACCCTTTCA GTATATTGGAGATCACAGCAGTGGATGTGGGACTGGTGATGATTAAAGGACTGTTCTCCGGGAGATATCTGGCCATGAACCAAAAAGGACGACTACATGCATCT GCTGTCTTCACCCAGGAGTGTGAGTTCATGGAGCGGATCCATGAGTTAGGCTACAACACCTACGCCTCCCGCCGCTACCGGACAACCCCACACTCCACCTCAACAGGAAGTAGGCGAAGGGTGAGCGCTGGGAGGCTGTGGTATGTGTCAATCAATGGAAAGGGCCAGCCAAGACGGGGCCTGAAGACCCGAAAGACAGAGAAGGCCTCCCTCTTCCTGCCTAGGGTCCTGGGCAACGAGGACCATGACATGGTTCACCTGTTGATCAACAGTAGTCTGGGGTACAGGCAGAATGCCCTCAGACTCACAGGGAAACAGGGCAGAGGAGATAGAGATGTGTCCATCTCCAGGGAGCTTGATGACAAATCTCACTTGTCAGACACGTGGACTGTGGGAAGAGCATGA
- the LOC139375411 gene encoding fibroblast growth factor 4B-like — MSVHASWLPVPLLVWGLVCTSVRTAPFAGRQTDTTERHWETLYSRSLARNPWEKREINRDGDYLTGIKRLRRLYCNVGIGFHIQVLPDGKITGIHNENRYSLLEISPVERGVVTLFGVRSGMFLAMNSKGKLYGSGHYNDECKFKENLLANNYNAYESAAHPGMYIGLSKTGKTKKGNRVTPAMTVTHFLPRI, encoded by the exons ATGTCTGTCCACGCGTCCTGGCTACCAGTACCGCTGCTGGTGTGGGGACTAGTGTGTACCTCAGTGCGCACTGCCCCGTTTGCGGGTAGGCAGACCGACACTACAGAGCGCCATTGGGAAACGCTCTACTCTCGCTCACTGGCTCGAAACCCATGGGAAAAAAGAGAAATCAACCGAGACGGTGACTATCTTACAGGCATCAAAAGACTTCGGCGTCTATACTGCAATGTCGGCATTGGGTTTCATATTCAAGTTTTACCAGACGGAAAGATAACTGGAATACATAACGAAAATAGATACA GTCTCCTTGAGATATCACCTGTGGAGAGAGGGGTTGTGACGCTCTTTGGCGTCCGAAGTGGTATGTTTCTGGCCATGAACAGCAAAGGGAAGCTCTATGGATCT GGTCATTACAATGATGAGTGCAAGTTCAAGGAGAATCTCTTGGCAAATAACTACAATGCTTATGAGTCAGCAGCTCACCCAGGGATGTATATTGGATTGAGTAAGACTGGCAAAACCAAAAAAGGAAATCGAGTTACACCAGCTATGACAGTGACACACTTCTTACCAAGGATCTGA